A window of Bradyrhizobium diazoefficiens genomic DNA:
TGAGCGCTTCGCGCAGCGGGGTGCGCGAGATGTCCAGCCGTTCGCACAGCTCGCGCTCGGGAATTCGCGCCCCCGGCGGGATTTCGCCGTCGAGCAGGATGGCGCGGATGCGTCCGACGACTTCCTCGTGAAGCATTGGGACCAGCGCTCCAATTTGAATGCAAAAGTTGGGATAATCGATGCGAATTACGAAGTTCCGACTTGCTAATCGCAGATTTTGCATTCAAAAATGTAAAAAACAAGAGGATATGAGGAAATGGACCTGGCCGCGGAGGCGGACGACCTCGTTTTTGAATGCAAGGATGGCATCGGGCGGATCACCTTCAACCGTCCGCAGGCCCGCAACGCCTTCACGTTCGCCATGTACGAACGGCTCGCCGCAATCTGCGAGGAGGCCAATCGCGACCAGACAATCAAGGTGCTGGTGCTGCGCGGGGCCGGCGACAAGGCCTTTGCCTCCGGCACCGACATCAACCAGTTCCGCGAATTCAAGACACCGCAGGATGCGATCGATTACGAGAACCGCATCGATCGCGTGTTGACCACGCTGGAACAATGCCGGGTGCCGACGATCGCGGCGATCAACGGATTTTGTACCGGAGGCGGGGCGGGCATCGCCGCGGCCTGCGACCTGCGCATCGGTACCAGGAGCGCCAGAATTGGATTTCCCATCGCCCGGACGCTCGGCAATTGCCTGTCGATGTCCAATGTCGGCCGTCTCACCGCGCTCATCGGCGCCGCGCGCGTCAAGGATCTGATCTTCACTGCGCGCCTCGTTGACGCAACGGAAGCTGCAAATGTCGGGCTGCTCGGCGAGGTCGTCGACGATCTTGCGGCGCTCGACAGGCGCGCAAATGAGGTTGCAAGGCTGCTCGCCAGTCATGCGCCGCTGACGCTGATTGCGACCAAGCAGGCAGTGGCCCGCCTCCAAAGGCGGCTGACGCGGGACGAGGGGGAGGACCTCATCCTGATGTGCTACACGAGCCGGGATTTTCGCGAAGGGCTCGATGCTTTCCTCAGCAAGCGCGCGCCGCAATGGCGCGGCCAATAGGACGCCCCCGATGCAAAGCGATCGATCGCAATCCGCCTCTCCGCGTTCGGGACCGCTCGCCGGCCTCAAGGTCATCGATCTCACCCATGTCATGGCTGGGCCGACCTGCACCTTGATGCTCGCCGACATGGGCGCCGATGTCATCAAGATCGAGAAATGGCCGAACGGCGATGACACCCGCCATTCGGTGCCGCCGAAGATCGGCGATGAGGCGGCCTCCTTCCTGATGATGAACCGCAACAAGCGCGGCATCGTATTGGACCTGAAGACCGATGGCGGCAAACAGGTGCTGCGGCGGCTGATCGCGAACGCCGACGTGCTGGTCGAGAACTTCGCACCCGGCGCGATGGAGCGTCTCGGTTTCGGCTACGAGGCGCTGCACGAGCAGTTTCCATCGCTGATCTATTGCTCGCTCTCGGGCTTTGGCCGCACCGGCCCCTACAAGCATCGCCGCGGTTTCGATCTGGTGGCCCAGGCCATGAGCGGCATCATGAGCTTTACCGGCGAACGCCCCGACGGCCCGCCCGTCAAATGCGGCCCGCCACTGTCCGACATCACCGCGGGCCTGCTCGCCAGCATGGGCATCCTCGCGGCCTACACGCATCGTCTCAAGACCGGCGAGGGGCAGTGGGTCGAGACCTCGCTCTATGAGGCCGCCCTGGTGCAGACCTATTGGCAGTCGACCATCGCACTGGCCGCAGGCACTGCACCCCGCGCGATGGGCTCGGCTCATCCGCTCAACGCGCCGTATCAGGCTTTTGAGGCCTCGGACGGCTGGCTCGTGGTCGGCGGCGCCAACAAGAAGCACTGGCTCCTGATGCTGGAGGCACTCGGCGCGACCGAACTCGCCTCCGATCCGCGCTTCGCCACCGGCGCCGACCGCATGGCCAATCTGAAGGCGCTCGAGGCGGTCCTGAGCGAGCGTTTCCGCACCAGATCGCGGGCGCATTGGCTCGCGGCACTCGACGAGAAAGGCGTACCGTGTGGTCCCGTGCACGACATGCTGGAGGCGCTGAGCGATCCCCAGACGCTGGCGCGCGAAATGGTCGTCGAGGTCGAGCATTCCACGCTCGGTCCGGTGAAGACGATCGGCCTCCCGGTCAAGTTCTCGGAGACCCCGGGCAAGGTGCGATCCGGTGCTCCCGTCTATGGCGAGCATACGCGCGAGGTCCTGGCCGAGCACGGGTTCGATCAGAAGCAGATCGAAGCGCTCGCAAAGGACGGCGCAATCGTCCTGGCGTCAGGAAGACATGAGGAACGCGTCGCCTGACCGCGGATACGACAGACCACAACGAAAAATCAAAATCAGCTGGAGGAAATCATGGGT
This region includes:
- a CDS encoding enoyl-CoA hydratase/isomerase family protein — its product is MDLAAEADDLVFECKDGIGRITFNRPQARNAFTFAMYERLAAICEEANRDQTIKVLVLRGAGDKAFASGTDINQFREFKTPQDAIDYENRIDRVLTTLEQCRVPTIAAINGFCTGGGAGIAAACDLRIGTRSARIGFPIARTLGNCLSMSNVGRLTALIGAARVKDLIFTARLVDATEAANVGLLGEVVDDLAALDRRANEVARLLASHAPLTLIATKQAVARLQRRLTRDEGEDLILMCYTSRDFREGLDAFLSKRAPQWRGQ
- a CDS encoding CoA transferase, with protein sequence MQSDRSQSASPRSGPLAGLKVIDLTHVMAGPTCTLMLADMGADVIKIEKWPNGDDTRHSVPPKIGDEAASFLMMNRNKRGIVLDLKTDGGKQVLRRLIANADVLVENFAPGAMERLGFGYEALHEQFPSLIYCSLSGFGRTGPYKHRRGFDLVAQAMSGIMSFTGERPDGPPVKCGPPLSDITAGLLASMGILAAYTHRLKTGEGQWVETSLYEAALVQTYWQSTIALAAGTAPRAMGSAHPLNAPYQAFEASDGWLVVGGANKKHWLLMLEALGATELASDPRFATGADRMANLKALEAVLSERFRTRSRAHWLAALDEKGVPCGPVHDMLEALSDPQTLAREMVVEVEHSTLGPVKTIGLPVKFSETPGKVRSGAPVYGEHTREVLAEHGFDQKQIEALAKDGAIVLASGRHEERVA